The region TAAGATAGCTTTAGGTAAACTCACCCAAGCTTTGATGCATGGCTCAATAGTAATTCCTATAAAAGGCAATTTTGATAATGCTTTAGATATAACAAGAAAAATAGCTGCTAATTACCCAATAACTTTAGTTAACTCATTGAATCCATATAGAATAGAAGGACAGAAAAGTGCAGCGTTTGAAGTATGTGATCAACTTGGTGGAGTTTCCCCTGACATACTTGCTATACCTGTAGGAAATGCTGGTAATATAACGGCTTATTGGAAAGGTTTTAAAGAGTATTATCAAGCCCAAAGAACAAACAAGTTACCAAAAATGCTAGGGTTTGAAGCAGAAGGATCTGCGGCTATTGTTAAAAAACAAGTTATTAACAGTCCAGAAACAATAGCTACAGCTATACGGATAGGTAATCCTGTGAATTGGGAAAAAGCGGTTGATGCAGCAACAGAATCTAAAGGAAGTATTGATTTTGTTACAGATGAAGAGATTTTAGATGCTTATAAAGAATTAGCTTTAGAGGGAGTTTTTGCAGAACCTGCATCTGCTGCTTCAGTCGCTGGTATTAAAAAGTATGTGAAATTGAATAAAATTGGGAAAGGTAGTAAGGTAGTCGCTGTTTTAACAGGTCATGGGTTAAAAGATCCTGATACAGCTCTAAGCACCATTCAAACCCCAGAAGCCGTTGAACCTAATTTAGACAAGATTCTAAATTTGATTGGTTTATAATGTTTAAGCGCATTCTTTAAATCTACTAGCAGCTATATATTAGTGAAAAAAATAATTATGAAAGGGGTAAAAATAATTGTCAAGAGTTGAAAGAGATTCTTTAGGTGAAAAGGAAATCGATAACGATAGGTATTATGGAATTCAAACATTAAGAGCAAAAGAAAATTTTTCTATTAGTGGTCAAAGAGTACACCCTTTACTCATAAAAAATCTAGGATATATTAAAAAAGCCGCAGCTTTGATGAATTATGAAGTTGGTTTGTTAGAAAAATCGATAGCGGAAGTTATTGTAAAAGCAGCAAATGAAATAATAGAAGGCAAATTTCAAGATGATTTTATAGTAGATGCAATTCAAGGTGGCGCAGGTACTTCTATAAATATGAATGTTAATGAAGTAATTGCTAATAGGGCGATTGAATTATTGGGGGGCAAGAAAGGAGATTACACAATTGTTCATCCTAATAATCATGTAAACATGAGTCAATCAACAAATGATGTTGTTCCAACTGCAATAAAAATGACAACAATTAATCTGTTAGCTGAACTTATAGAAGAGTTGAATGAATTAAGAGATAGCTTAAAAGAAAAATCTTTAGAATTTGATGATGTGGTAAAAGTTGGAAGAACCCAACTTCAAGATGCAGTACCTATTCGCTTAGGTCAAGAATTCAAAGCATACGCTCTTGTTATAGATAGGGATATAGGTAGAATTCAATCTTCTATAGATAGTGTTAGGGTTGTTAATATGGGTGGTACGGCTATCGGAACTTGTTTAAATGCTGATGAATTATATACAAAAGGTATAGTTAACAAAATAAATGAGATATCAGGATTTAAACTTTTGCAAGCGAAAGATCTTATAGACGCCACACAAAATAATGATAGTCTACTTGAAGTTTCTTCACATTTAAAAACTTGTGCAGTTAACCTATCCAAAATAGCAAATGATTTAAGACTACTTTCATCTGGTCCTCGTGCGGGCA is a window of Defluviitoga tunisiensis DNA encoding:
- the thrC gene encoding threonine synthase, with translation MVNRKLWEGIINEYKEFMPVRENTKIITLQEGNTPLIFAEKLSNKLDIELYLKYEGVNPTGSFKDRGMTLAVTKAVENGDKAIICASTGNTSASAAAYGSKAGLKTVVIIPEGKIALGKLTQALMHGSIVIPIKGNFDNALDITRKIAANYPITLVNSLNPYRIEGQKSAAFEVCDQLGGVSPDILAIPVGNAGNITAYWKGFKEYYQAQRTNKLPKMLGFEAEGSAAIVKKQVINSPETIATAIRIGNPVNWEKAVDAATESKGSIDFVTDEEILDAYKELALEGVFAEPASAASVAGIKKYVKLNKIGKGSKVVAVLTGHGLKDPDTALSTIQTPEAVEPNLDKILNLIGL
- a CDS encoding aspartate ammonia-lyase, which encodes MSRVERDSLGEKEIDNDRYYGIQTLRAKENFSISGQRVHPLLIKNLGYIKKAAALMNYEVGLLEKSIAEVIVKAANEIIEGKFQDDFIVDAIQGGAGTSINMNVNEVIANRAIELLGGKKGDYTIVHPNNHVNMSQSTNDVVPTAIKMTTINLLAELIEELNELRDSLKEKSLEFDDVVKVGRTQLQDAVPIRLGQEFKAYALVIDRDIGRIQSSIDSVRVVNMGGTAIGTCLNADELYTKGIVNKINEISGFKLLQAKDLIDATQNNDSLLEVSSHLKTCAVNLSKIANDLRLLSSGPRAGIGEINLPAVQPGSSIMPGKINPVIPEVVNQVSFQIIGNDLTITMAIEAGQLELNAMLPIVAYNLFESIKILKNAVNTFTNNAIKGITANELRCKNLVENSLSLITVLTPHLGYEVCSIIAQKALKSGKNIREIILEEGYLLKDELDKILNPYEMTKGGIVAKELLINKRKNQSISD